The following coding sequences are from one Halictus rubicundus isolate RS-2024b chromosome 11, iyHalRubi1_principal, whole genome shotgun sequence window:
- the Twi gene encoding twist — MVGFPTTERRVRSPRCPGEIIIMQAQAASLQSQRLQGIYILDNSDSSGIPHSAGSSASNSPDHYERFSPPTHLMDLSSPPEHRDLPGYQPHHHHHHHHHQIYPPAAAYLMYEGPEEGKRFQEQHNGKMLRDIQAEVTEYERRLHGNSPGFLSDHSRDHEQSLYLTPSPQMYSSGGEEVNARHPQGYHHHADQVDYKPEVVEYKPEIEQNRYKPVEMTQMTEASSSTKSFVVEGARSAGKRKRKSSSNENESEGETTASSTKTKVRRKSGVTFEEIQNQRVMANVRERQRTQSLNEAFASLRKIIPTLPSDKLSKIQTLKLATRYIDFLFQVLHCNMENGDAGEESGERTPRHAVLAAREITSSSCSYMAHEKLSYAFSVWRMEDDWNSNV; from the exons ATGGTGGGGTTCCCCACCACCGAGAGGCGGGTCCGCAGCC CAAGGTGTCCCGGAGAGATCATCATCATGCAGGCCCAAGCGGCGAGCCTCCAGTCGCAGCGTCTTCAGGGCATCTACATCCTGGACAACAGCGACAGCTCGGGGATTCCCCACAGCGCCGGCAGCTCCGCCAGCAACTCTCCCGATCACTATGAACGGTTCTCGCCGCCGACGCACCTGATGGACCTGAGCAGCCCGCCGGAGCACCGCGACCTGCCGGGCTACCAGccgcatcatcatcatcatcaccatcaCCACCAGATCTACCCGCCGGCGGCCGCTTATCTGATGTACGAGGGCCCCGAAGAGGGGAAGAGGTTCCAGGAGCAGCACAACGGGAAGATGCTCAGGGACATCCAGGCCGAGGTCACCGAGTACGAGCGACGTCTTCATGGTAACTCTCCAGGGTTCCTGTCCGATCACAGCAGGGACCACGAGCAGAGTCTCTATCTGACACCCTCGCCGCAGATGTACTCCTCCGGGGGCGAAGAGGTCAACGCCAGGCACCCGCAAGGCTATCATCATCATGCCGACCAGGTCGATTACAAACCGGAAGTGGTGGAGTACAAGCCCGAGATCGAGCAGAACCGGTACAAGCCCGTGGAGATGACGCAGATGACCGAGGCCTCGTCCTCCACGAAGAGTTTCGTCGTCGAGGGTGCCAGGAGCGCCGGCAAGAGGAAGAGGAAGTCCAGCAGCAACGAGAACGAGTCCGAGGGAGAGACCACCGCTTCCTCGACGAAGACCAAGGTCAGGAGGAAGAGCGGAGTTACCTTCGAGGAGATCCAGAACCAAAGGGTCATGGCGAATGTCAGGGAGAGACAGAGGACACAGAGTCTCAACGAGGCGTTCGCTTCCCTCAGGAAGATCATTCCGACTCTGCCCAGCGACAAGCTCAGCAAGATACAGACCCTGAAGCTGGCCACGAGGTACATCGACTTCCTGTTCCAGGTGCTACATTGCAACATGGAGAACGGCGATGCCGGGGAAGAATCTG GCGAGAGGACACCAAGACACGCAGTGCTGGCGGCCAGAGAGATAACTTCGTCGTCATGCAGCTACATGGCGCACGAGAAGCTGTCGTACGCGTTCAGCGTTTGGAGAATGGAAGACGACTGGAACTCGAACGTTTGA